A stretch of DNA from Methylogaea oryzae:
AAGCAAGCCCTTCACGTCCAACTGCTCTTCCGTCACAGATACCACTCCTGAGGCAGCTCCGCCGCCGGCAGGGGCTGCACCAATATACGGCGCTCTTCACCGTTCTCCACCAGTGCCACTTCCACTTGGTCGGCGTCGCGGCCCTGGCTGAAGCGGGCGGCGATACGGGCGGCCAACTGCAGATCGTCTTCGCCCGCTTGGCCGTCCACCAGCACGAGCGGCCCGCCGTGGCTAACGGTAAACAGATGAGTATACGACTTGCGGTAGCCTAGCAGAAAATTGCTTTCGCCTTCCTCGCGCGCCACGATGAGCTTGAAACTGGGCCTCGGACGCAGGTGCCGGCCTACCTTCAGCAGCATGATGTCGTCCAACTCGTATTCCTTGGAGCCGCGCGCCTGCCATAAATCGGCCAGTTTGTGGGAATAGCTCTCGTCGGTGAGGAAACAGCAGCCGCCGGCCGGCTGGGCGTAATCCTCGATGCCGAGACGGCGCGCCAGCGCCATTTGCGGCTTGCGTCCGCGGCCGTTGAAATCGTACAGCTTATCGCGATCCACCCAGCCCTCCCGCTCCGGCAGGGTCGGCTGCATCAATTTGGCGCACAAGGGGCGCAGCAACCGATCCTCGATGCCGGAATCCCGCGACACCACCCGCATAGTGTCGCGCCGCTGGGACATGGGCCGCTGGCCGATGACCTCGCCGGTGATGATGAAATCGAAACCGTTTTCCTCGATCCACTCCCGCGCCTTGGTCACCATGAACACCTTGCAATCCAGGCAGGGATTAAGGTTGGAACCATAACCGTGCTTGGGGTTGATCACCACCGATTTGTACTCTTCGATGATGTCGATGATGTGCAGTTTGATGCCCAGCTGCTCGGCCACCCATAGAGAGTTGTTGCGCTTCTGCTTGTTCTGGTCCTGCTTGCGGATGGCGTGGGTATGGCCTTCCACGCAAAAACCGGTGTAAAAATTGATGCCTTCGACGTGAATGCCTTGCTCCATCACCACCTTGGTGGCGAGCATGGAGTCCAGGCCGCCGGAAATCAGGCTTACTGCTTTGCGTTGCGTCATGGAAGATACGAAAAGGGAAAAACGCACCGGCGGCGACCGGTGGGTATGGAAATCAATCGAGGAACTGCTGCTTGATCTGCAAGACTTGCGGCAGAATGTCGTGGAAGCGATCCACCAGAATGGGATCGAAATGGCTGCCTTTCAGCTTTTCCATCTCCGCCAGGGCTTCTTCAACGCTCCAGGCCTTCTTGTAGGGCCGCTCGGAAGTCAGCGCGTCGAACACGTCGCACACCGCCGTGATGCGTCCCACCAGGGGAATATCCTCGCCCTTCAGGCCCTTGGGATAGCCGCTGCCGTCCCAGCGCTCGTGGTGGGTGGCGGCGATGATTTCAGCCATTTGCAATAACGTCGAATCGTGCCCGGACAACATCTCCGCGCCGATCGCGGCGTGGGTTTTCATGATGTCCCACTCGTCGGGATCCAACTTGCCGGGCTTCAACAATATGCGGTCGGGAATGCCGATTTTGCCGATGTCGTGCATGGGGCTGGCGTTGAGCAGCAGCTCGCATTCTTCCTCGCTCAAGCCGATCTGGCCGCCCAGCAAAGCGCAGAATTTGCTCATGCGAATGACGTGGGCGCCGGTTTCGTTATCGCGGTATTCCGCCGCGCGGCCAAGGCGGCGGATGATTTCCAGCCGGGTGTACTCCAGCTCCTGGGTACGCTGGCGAACCTGCTCCTCCAGCACCCGATTCTCGTCCCGCAACCAGTTGTGGAACATGCGCACTTCCAGCAAGTTGCGCGCGCGGGCCAGCACCTCGACGCTATCGAAAGGCTTCGAAAGGAAATCCTTGGCGCCTTCCTGCAAGGACCGCAGCTTGGTTTCGCTGGTCAACTCGGCGGTCAGCACCAGAATGGACAGGTAGTCGTCGCCCTTGCTTTCCCGCAACTGCGCCATCACTTGAAAACCGTCCAAGTGCGGCATGCGGATGTCCAGCAGGATCAAATCGTAGCGATTGGCTTCGTACAGCGCCTTCACCTCGCGAGGATCGCTCACCGAGTCCACGTGGCTGTAACCGCCTTTGCGCAACAGCTTTTCCAGCAATGCGATATTGGCCCGATTGTCGTCGACAATCAGGATACGAGCATCGAAAATCTTTTGTTCGAGACCGTTCACTCACGAACCCTTGTTAAACCCCATTCCCACCCGGCCTAGCGGGACGGACGTGTAACGGCGGATTATATTCGTCCCCGCCGCCAGGCTACAATGGCTTTCTCTCAGGAAAACCGCGAAACATCACGCCATGGGCGCAACACCCCATCGAACGCCAGCACAAGCGCAGCACGCCTCACGCGCCCTTTGGGCGCTCTGGTCGGCCATGGCGGCCGGCCTATCGATCCCCCTGGGCCTCAGCGCCTTACCCATGCCCCATCCGGCCACGCCGCCATTGTCCCCGCAAGACTTGGCCAACGTGGCGTACGCCGTGGGCATCGCGCTCACCGCCACCGCCTTGCTGCTGCGCAAGCGCTGGCTCGGCAACGACTTCCTCGCCCTGCTGATCAGCGCGTCGCTGACGGAAAGCGTCGCCTGGGTCGGCTTCGCCGCGTGGCTGGTCGACGCTCGCACACCGGCCTTCTATACTTTGTTGGTAGTCGCCGCCCTGGGCTTCTGGCTGATTCGCCCTCGCAGGGAGGCACAGCGAAGCGCTGCGACCGACGACACCACCCCGCCCGGCCATACTCCACGGTGACTTTCATGAAATCGCTCTATCGTCTCTCCGGCGCCATCGCCATGGCCTTAACCGTCGCCCAGCCGGCGTTGGCCGACGCGGTCATCAACCTCAACGTCAGCCAGCAAAACCCGAAAGCCCAAAGCGGCGAACCGGTGCGGCTGCTGGTGCATGAAGGAAAAGTCCTGTTGGGCATGCCGGCGGCGGCCGAAGGCAAAGACTTGCGTTTCGACCGCGCGCAGAACCTGTTTCACGTCATCGACCACCGTCGCCGCAACGTCATGGCGGTGGACGAAGCCGCGGTGATCCAGCTGACGGACCAGGCCCAAGCCATGCTGATGATGGCTCGCGGCTTTTCCGAGCAGCTATCGCTGCTGCCCCCCAAGCAACGAGCGAAATTGGAAAAGATGATCGGCGGCGAAGGCGCCCTGGCGCAATTGAACAAGCCGAACAACGGCAAAATGACGGGCAAGCAGTCCTTCCACGCCAACGGAGGCAAAGTCGTCGGGGGCATATCCTGCCAGCGCCTGGAGGTGTTGGGCAACGGCGGCAAACTGGCGGAACTGTGCCTGGCTAAAGCCGGCTCCACGCCGCTGGCGGAGCAGGATTACGCGACATTGGAAGCCATGCGCCAGCAGGCGCAGCGACTGGCGCAGCGAGCCGCCCCCCTGGCGCAGCAGTTCGGCTTCCCGCTGCCGCCGCTGGACGACGCCAAGTTATCCGGCCTGCCGGTGGAAATGAGGAACTTGAGCGGCAACAACCGGGAAACGGTCACGCTGACGCAAATTTCCTCGGAAGCGGTCTCCCCCCAATCGGTGGAACTCCCCGCCGACTATAAAACCCGTCCGTTGTCGGCCTGGAAGTTCTAAATCGCCCGGCCCGTTGAGTCCGTGGCGGATCAGACGAGGAGGTCGTCCAATGCCGCGAGGAATTCGCTCACGCTGAGGGGTTTGGTCAAGTAACGGCAAAACCCCGCCTTCAGCGCGGCGGCAGTATCCTCCGGCATGGCGTTGGCGCTGACGGCCACCACAGGGATGCCGCGCGTCTCGTCCCGCTCCCGCAAGTGCCGCAACACCTGGTAGCCGTCCATGCCGGGCAAGGTGATATCCAGCAGAATGAGATCGGGCCGCAGCCTTTGGGCCATGTCGATGCCTTCCTTGGGCAGTTCCGCCGTCGCCAGGCGATAAGCGGAACGGTATTTTTTGACGATCCGTTGCACCAGGGTCAAATTGACCGGGCTGTCCTCGATATAAAGGATGGTGCGCAACGCGCCGGACGACTCGTGCCGGTCGGTCGGCGTCTTCTCTTCCGCCACGGAGGCGGACTCGACCGCCGCGTCGTCGCCGCTCGACGGCAAATCGATCCAGAACTCGCTGCCGCGCCCTTCGCAACTTTCCACGCCGATGCTGCCGTTCATGGACTCGACAAGGCGCTTGGTGATGGTCAAACCGATGCCGGTGCCTTCGACGTTATCCGACTGGGTGCGCAGCCGGTTGAAAGGCTCGAAAATCTCCGCCAAGCGCTCTTGCGGAATGCCCAGCCCGGAATCCGCCACGCTGACGCGCACCGTCTGGCCGTCCAAATCGCGGCACTCGACGCGAACCTCGCCGCCGCGGCGGTTGTACTTGATTGCGTTGGACACCAGATTCAACAAACACTGCTTGAGCCGCATCCGATCCGCGCGCACCGTTTGCCCGGCCGCGTCGCCTTCGGGAAAATGCAGCGTCACGCCGTAATTCGCTGCGATGGGCTTGGCGAGATCCAGGCATTGCCCCAAAACCGACGCCATGGACAAATTCTCCAGCGCCATTTCGATATGGCCTGCCTCGATCTTGGAAAGGTCCAAAACGTCGTTGATCAGCTCCAGCAGATGCTCGCCACCCTGGCGAATCAATCCCACGTATTCCCGCTGCTCGTCGCTCAATGCCGGATCGAACTCGAGCAACTGGGAAAAGCCGATGATGGCATTCATGGGCGTACGCAACTCGTGGCTCATGCTGGACAGGAACTGCGATTTCGCCCGATTAGCCCGTTCCGCTTCCTCCTTGGCGGCCATCATGCTACTGGCCAGGCGGTTGCGCTCGGTGATGTCGTGGGCGATGGAATACACCAGGGTTTTCCCCTGATAAAACAGCGGGCCGCTGAACAACGCGACGTCGCGGATTTCGCCGTTTTTCAGCCGTTGGCGCCACTCGAAACGCCGAGCGGCGCCTTCCGCGACCTTGCGGAACCCTTCCGCGCGAATGTCGGCCGGCGCCACGTCGATGGCTGCCATGGGCATCTGGCGCAGCTCCTCCCGCGTATACCCCCAAAACGCCAGGGCCGCAGCATTGGCGTCCACGATGCGGCCGGTGTCGGGATCGTGCAGGTAGGCGATAGAGGCGTTGCCCTCGAACATCTGCCGATAGCGCATTTCGCGCTCCGCCAACGCCTGATTCATTTCCAGCAGACGGCGCTTGGAGTCCTTCAGCTTGCGGCTGTTGCCCGCCAGGGATCGGCTGATGGCGATGAATATTTCCGCATTGAGCGGCTTGTAAAGAAAACTGGAAATCCCCTGATTCAGGGCATCCACCAAGGTATCCCGATGCTCGTCGGCGGTAATCAGCAGGATGGCCGCCTCCTCCCCCGCCAAGCTGTCCCGCACGCGGCTGGCGAATTCCGGGCCGGTCATTTCGGGCAGGTGGAAATCGACGATAAGCAGATCCGGATCGAACCCGGAAAACATTTCCAACGCCAGGGACGGTTTGAGCGCGTGGCGCACCGCAAATCCTGCGTCCTCCAGCAACGCCGCATGGTAAAGGGACAAGGTGCGGTCGTCGTCGACCAGGATGATGCGCAGCGCGTCGGCGGGCGGGGAGGTGTTCATGTCGTTGTTTTATCCGATCGGCCATAAGCCCCATACACTTCGCCGATGACGTCGTGTAAATGGGAAAGGAACCGCGTGTCGCGCAACACAACAAAATCGGGATCCACATCCCGCTTCACGAAACCGGCTTTATCCCGGTCGGAACTCACCAGTACGGCTTTCAGCGCTTGCGCCCGGCGCGAAAGCTTCATGGAGGCGATCAAAGCTTCGCCGCGCATGGGGTAGAGCTCGGAAGAAACGATCACCAGATGAAACGGCTCGCCGAGTATGCGATGCATGGCGTTCAGGCTGTCCTCGAACTCGACCACGCGGGCGTCGAACGCCTTCGCCGTTTCGCAGCAAATCTGCCGCAGCGTGCGCGAATTGGCGACGATGGCAACGGAAAAGCGCTGCTGAAAGGCGCGCTCGTGCAGCCGCGCCAGTTTTTTTTCCGTACCGTCGAAGTTTTCGCAGCCGTGCTTGATTTCGGCGACGCTGTGCCGCAGCAGTTCGAGATACCCCAAGGCGACCTCCACCAGGCTGGGCGGCAACGTCTCGGCCTGATCGGCGTCCTGGATGATCTCCTCGAAAGGATGGCAAATGGCGGCCAGGATCTGCTGGCCGAAGGTGGCCGCGCTGCCCTTGATGCTGTGAACGGAGCGATATAAATCGGCCAGCGCATCGTGGGGGCTGCCGCCGCGCTC
This window harbors:
- a CDS encoding HD domain-containing phosphohydrolase — encoded protein: MNGLEQKIFDARILIVDDNRANIALLEKLLRKGGYSHVDSVSDPREVKALYEANRYDLILLDIRMPHLDGFQVMAQLRESKGDDYLSILVLTAELTSETKLRSLQEGAKDFLSKPFDSVEVLARARNLLEVRMFHNWLRDENRVLEEQVRQRTQELEYTRLEIIRRLGRAAEYRDNETGAHVIRMSKFCALLGGQIGLSEEECELLLNASPMHDIGKIGIPDRILLKPGKLDPDEWDIMKTHAAIGAEMLSGHDSTLLQMAEIIAATHHERWDGSGYPKGLKGEDIPLVGRITAVCDVFDALTSERPYKKAWSVEEALAEMEKLKGSHFDPILVDRFHDILPQVLQIKQQFLD
- a CDS encoding Hpt domain-containing protein, translated to MNERFRKAFLDELPERLEEIERMLLALERGGSPHDALADLYRSVHSIKGSAATFGQQILAAICHPFEEIIQDADQAETLPPSLVEVALGYLELLRHSVAEIKHGCENFDGTEKKLARLHERAFQQRFSVAIVANSRTLRQICCETAKAFDARVVEFEDSLNAMHRILGEPFHLVIVSSELYPMRGEALIASMKLSRRAQALKAVLVSSDRDKAGFVKRDVDPDFVVLRDTRFLSHLHDVIGEVYGAYGRSDKTTT
- a CDS encoding hybrid sensor histidine kinase/response regulator, whose protein sequence is MNTSPPADALRIILVDDDRTLSLYHAALLEDAGFAVRHALKPSLALEMFSGFDPDLLIVDFHLPEMTGPEFASRVRDSLAGEEAAILLITADEHRDTLVDALNQGISSFLYKPLNAEIFIAISRSLAGNSRKLKDSKRRLLEMNQALAEREMRYRQMFEGNASIAYLHDPDTGRIVDANAAALAFWGYTREELRQMPMAAIDVAPADIRAEGFRKVAEGAARRFEWRQRLKNGEIRDVALFSGPLFYQGKTLVYSIAHDITERNRLASSMMAAKEEAERANRAKSQFLSSMSHELRTPMNAIIGFSQLLEFDPALSDEQREYVGLIRQGGEHLLELINDVLDLSKIEAGHIEMALENLSMASVLGQCLDLAKPIAANYGVTLHFPEGDAAGQTVRADRMRLKQCLLNLVSNAIKYNRRGGEVRVECRDLDGQTVRVSVADSGLGIPQERLAEIFEPFNRLRTQSDNVEGTGIGLTITKRLVESMNGSIGVESCEGRGSEFWIDLPSSGDDAAVESASVAEEKTPTDRHESSGALRTILYIEDSPVNLTLVQRIVKKYRSAYRLATAELPKEGIDMAQRLRPDLILLDITLPGMDGYQVLRHLRERDETRGIPVVAVSANAMPEDTAAALKAGFCRYLTKPLSVSEFLAALDDLLV
- a CDS encoding tRNA (5-methylaminomethyl-2-thiouridylate)-methyltransferase translates to MTQRKAVSLISGGLDSMLATKVVMEQGIHVEGINFYTGFCVEGHTHAIRKQDQNKQKRNNSLWVAEQLGIKLHIIDIIEEYKSVVINPKHGYGSNLNPCLDCKVFMVTKAREWIEENGFDFIITGEVIGQRPMSQRRDTMRVVSRDSGIEDRLLRPLCAKLMQPTLPEREGWVDRDKLYDFNGRGRKPQMALARRLGIEDYAQPAGGCCFLTDESYSHKLADLWQARGSKEYELDDIMLLKVGRHLRPRPSFKLIVAREEGESNFLLGYRKSYTHLFTVSHGGPLVLVDGQAGEDDLQLAARIAARFSQGRDADQVEVALVENGEERRILVQPLPAAELPQEWYL